The Prochlorococcus marinus str. MIT 9301 genome segment GGGTGAATACTCTTGAAAGTAAAAGTTTTGGATACATTGGGATGGGAGTCTCTGGAGGTGCTAAAGGAGCTCTAGAGGGCCCAAGCATGATGCCCGGTGGAACTAAGGCTTCATATGATGCAATAGAAAGCTTATTAACAAAAATGGCTGCCAAAGTTGAAGACGGACCATGTGTCGCATATGTTGGACCAGGAGGCTCAGGTCATTTTGTAAAAACTGTTCATAACGGAATTGAATATGGAATTGAACAAATACTTGCAGAAGCTTATGACCTTATGAAGAGAGTCAAAGGTATGAATGGACAGCAGATGTCAGAGGTATTTGGTATTTGGAATAATACTGATGAATTAGCTTCTTATCTTGTTGAGATAACAGAGATTTGTCTAAATACAAAAGATGAGATAACTGGAGATGATGTCGTGGAAAAAATATTAGATAAAGCTGGCCAGAAAGGTACAGGGTTATGGACTGTTGTAAGTGCTCTAGAACTGGGGGTATCAGTCCCAACTATTTATGCATCTTTAAATGCAAGAGTAATGAGTTCTTTAAAAGAGCAACGTAGTGAGATTGAAAAAACTATTCCATCTAAAGAGATAGAAGATTTTGATTTAGGAAATATATCAGATGGAATGAAACCTTTATTTGATGCTGTAGTCCTTGCCACAATTGCTAGCTATGCCCAAGGTATGGATATTTTAAGAGAAGCATCTGCAGTATATAACTATGGTTTAAATATGCCGTCAATTGCTCAAATATGGAAAGGTGGTTGCATAATTAGATCAAAATTATTAAGTAAAATTCAAGATGCCTATAATAAAGACCCTAATCTAAAAAATTTAATTTTTGATGATTGGTTTAATAATGAAATTGCGACAAGATTAGATAACTTAGCTAAAGTAGTCTCTCTATCCACAAAGGCAGGTATACCAGTGCCATGTTTATCCAGTACTTTAGATTATTTAAATAGTTATAGAACCAATAGACTTCCTCAGAATCTCGTTCAGGCAATGAGAGACTGTTTTGGCTCTCATACATATGAAAGAATTGATAAGAAAGGTAGTTTTCATACTGAATGGATGAAATGATTGAAAAGGTCAAAAATGGATACACCATAAATTTATACAAAGACAAATTAGAACTATCAACAGCTGTTTTTAAGTTTATTGAAAGTCATATTATCCATACTTTAAAAAAGAAAGACAGGTTCAAATTTTGTGTAAGTGGAGGTTCAACTCCTAAATCTGTTTATAAGCTTTTATCAAAAAGTGATCTTAGATGGGATATGGTTGATGTCTTTTTAGGGGATGAAAGATGTGTTGATCCAAATTCAGAATTGAGTAACTCGTTAATGTTGAAGAATTCATTGTTAAAAAATTTTGGATCGAAAGCTTTTTTTTATGAAATTTTCAATGATTTAAATGCTGATGATGAAGCTACAAAGAATCAATTTGTTTCTAAATTATTTGAAAAATGCGGATCAAACCCTCCAACTTTTGATTTAACATTATTAGGTCTCGGAGACGATGGTCATACAGCCTCACTATTTCCTTATCAAAAAAATAATAATGTAGATGATTTTGTTATTTTTAATGATGGTAAAGGTTTAAAAAGAATTTCACTAACTCCAAAGGTTCTATCAGCCTCATCAAAGATTGTATTTTTAGTAAGTGGAGCTTCTAAAAGAATTGCTCTTGAGAGGTTATTAGATGAAAAAGAGTCACCAGATAGAACACCATCAAAATTAATAAAATCTATTAATCAAATTTCAATATTTTGTGATCTGGAATCAGCAAAAGAATTAGAAATTTAGTTAAAGTCTAGTAATAATTAAAAATATTCAATGAGTAAGAAAAAATTTTTATTTCAGAAAAAAGAGTTCGATGGTTGGAAAACATTAAATGATACTGTTATGGGCGGATCAAGTTCAGCTTTTTGTGAAATTTCAAATTCGGGTTTGATATTAAAGGGTAATATTGTCGAGAAAGCAGGAGGATTTGTTAGCTGTAGATCGTCTATATATAAACCTTCTTTAAATGTATCTGAGTATTCATCCTTTGAATTAAATATTGATGGACAAGGAAGAACTTTTAAATTTGCTGTCGCTTGTGAAGATGATCTACTAGGACTAACTGAATTTATTCCGGGTGGACTTAGATGGATTAAATCATTCCCAACAAAAAAATTCGGGACAACAAATGTTCAAATTCCTTATAGTGATTTAAAACCTTCAGTAAGAGCTAATAAAGTACGTTTTCCATTTAAATTTAAGCCATCTAAAATTAAAAGATTGCAACTACTACACTCTAAGTTCGGTGATGATGGATTACTTAATAATGAGTTTAAACAGGGTTCTATAAAAGTTTTAATTAAATCAATAAGTGTTATTTGAAAATCCACCAAAAAATATAGAGAGCTTAATCGCTAAGTCAGCAGATTTAACAAATAAACCTTTTGTTCATTCTGTAGTAAAAATAAATGGTGAATACGAATTCGAAAATGAAGATATTGATTTAACAGTTAATATCTTATGTCGAGATAAAGAAGGTAAAAGATTAGAAATTTATGATCTTGAATTAGAACTTTTTAAATCAAACAAAGAGTTGGTTTTAGTAATCTCTAAGCTTAATTTCCCTGATGAACCAATATTATGGTGTGGAGTTAAAACATTATGGATGGATAGCAATAATGGAAAAAAATGCAACTCACCAAAATACAGCGCTAGATTGGAAAATTTAGCAAATAGGATAAAAAGTTTTATTGATTAAGAAAATAAAATTTGAACTGATTTATAAATCAGTAACAGCCCCTAAACTTGATGTGCTTACTATTCTCGAATATTTTGAAAGAATTCCTCTTTTGTATTTTTGAATAGGTTTTACCCAATCTTTTTTTCTTTTTTTTAATTCTTCGTCAGATAAATTCACTTCAATTAGTTGTTTTACAGCATCAACGGTAATCAAATCGCCTTCTTTTATTAGAGCAATGTTTCCGCCAACAGCCGCCTCTGGAGCTATATGACCAACAACCAGACCATATGTACCGCCGCTAAATCTCCCATCGGTAATCAGAGCTACTTTCTCTCCGAGCCCTTGACCAACAATTGCAGATGTTGGAGCCAACATTTCTCTCATGCCTGGCCCTCCTACAGGGCCTTCGTTTCTTATGACAACAACATCACCAGCTTTGATATCGTTATTTAAAATCGACTTTAAACAATCCTCTTCACTTTCAAAAATCTTAGCGGGACCTGTTAATACAGGGTTTTTTACTCCGCTAATTTTGGCTACAGAACCTTCGCTCGCTAAGTTACCTTTTAATATCGCTAGATGTCCTTTTTTGTAAAGAGGGTCATGTATGTCTCTTATGACATTTTGATTTGTTGGAGGCTTATCTGGAATATTCTGTAAGTATTCTGAGATGGTTTTGCCTTCAATGTTTTTGCAATCGCCATGAATTAATCCT includes the following:
- the gndA gene encoding NADP-dependent phosphogluconate dehydrogenase, which encodes MSKAHFGLIGLGVMGENLVLNAERNGFSSVVFNRTYSKTEEFLQGRGLGKNIEGAETLQEFVNKLERPRRILMMVKAGPATDAVIDNISGYLEEGDLLIDGGNSQFKDTERRVNTLESKSFGYIGMGVSGGAKGALEGPSMMPGGTKASYDAIESLLTKMAAKVEDGPCVAYVGPGGSGHFVKTVHNGIEYGIEQILAEAYDLMKRVKGMNGQQMSEVFGIWNNTDELASYLVEITEICLNTKDEITGDDVVEKILDKAGQKGTGLWTVVSALELGVSVPTIYASLNARVMSSLKEQRSEIEKTIPSKEIEDFDLGNISDGMKPLFDAVVLATIASYAQGMDILREASAVYNYGLNMPSIAQIWKGGCIIRSKLLSKIQDAYNKDPNLKNLIFDDWFNNEIATRLDNLAKVVSLSTKAGIPVPCLSSTLDYLNSYRTNRLPQNLVQAMRDCFGSHTYERIDKKGSFHTEWMK
- the pgl gene encoding 6-phosphogluconolactonase; translation: MDEMIEKVKNGYTINLYKDKLELSTAVFKFIESHIIHTLKKKDRFKFCVSGGSTPKSVYKLLSKSDLRWDMVDVFLGDERCVDPNSELSNSLMLKNSLLKNFGSKAFFYEIFNDLNADDEATKNQFVSKLFEKCGSNPPTFDLTLLGLGDDGHTASLFPYQKNNNVDDFVIFNDGKGLKRISLTPKVLSASSKIVFLVSGASKRIALERLLDEKESPDRTPSKLIKSINQISIFCDLESAKELEI
- a CDS encoding CIA30 family protein is translated as MSKKKFLFQKKEFDGWKTLNDTVMGGSSSAFCEISNSGLILKGNIVEKAGGFVSCRSSIYKPSLNVSEYSSFELNIDGQGRTFKFAVACEDDLLGLTEFIPGGLRWIKSFPTKKFGTTNVQIPYSDLKPSVRANKVRFPFKFKPSKIKRLQLLHSKFGDDGLLNNEFKQGSIKVLIKSISVI